The Phaeacidiphilus oryzae TH49 region ACAACGGGCCCGGCCGCAGCCCTCACTCGCGGGCGGCGGCGGAACGGGAGGCGACGAGGAGCAGGCAGAGCACCGCCACGGCCACCACCACCCCGGTGAGCAGCAGCAGGGGGTTGAGCCGACCGGTGGTGCCGGTCGCCGCCGTCGGCGCGGCCTCCTGGGCCGGGGCCTGCGCGGGGGCGACGGCGGCGGTGGGCGACACGGCGGGCGCGGGGGCGGCGGCCGCCGCGGAGGAGGATCCGGCGGCCCTCGGGTGTCCGGCGTGGGTGGCCGGGGCGGCGGCCCTGGCACTGACCCGCGCCGGCGCGGCCGGGGCCGTGGTGGCCGGGGCGAGGACGGTCAGCACGGCGGTCATGTCCGGGTGCACCGAGCAGTAGTACTGGTATGTGCCCGGGGTGGTGAAGGTGTAGGTCCAGGACTGGCCCTTCTGGAACTGCGGCGAGTGGACGGAGGCCGGGGCGCTGGTGGT contains the following coding sequences:
- a CDS encoding cupredoxin domain-containing protein is translated as MSRLGRGLPFALLLGLLLPVLLPTASAQPAHAASGGRSYAVEMTGYAFAPRSLTIHAGDTVTWTNQDPAPHDVTTTSAPASVHSPQFQKGQSWTYTFTTPGTYQYYCSVHPDMTAVLTVLAPATTAPAAPARVSARAAAPATHAGHPRAAGSSSAAAAAPAPAVSPTAAVAPAQAPAQEAAPTAATGTTGRLNPLLLLTGVVVAVAVLCLLLVASRSAAARE